The sequence below is a genomic window from Dermacentor albipictus isolate Rhodes 1998 colony chromosome 2, USDA_Dalb.pri_finalv2, whole genome shotgun sequence.
ctactaaggtgcgagtaAAGAGGGGCTGTAGATAGAACTTTTGCGagaagggaggagaagaggcCTTTCCCATACAAGAGAGGGTGCGGGAGGTGACGCGAGACGGCAGAGACACCGTATTACtatacgacagtggttgcggggaaactggataagtttaagttcaaggtacggtacagtacgttgctgatATTTCTGTTAAATatacgccatgcaaatatgtaaagcggacaaactacgcagggcaTGCGGAAGCAGAGCCACAATAATTAGAGCTCACTGCAGGGTCGAGGCGACACTGCGACACTACGCAAGCGGTCGAACATCAAATCAACACTCCTGTGGCCGCTGcggtagctttgcagctatggcattTCTAGAGGTCGAGGATTTGATCCCAAgtgcggcagccacatttcgtaAAGGGCGTAATAGAAAACGCATGTGCACGTAGATTTTGGCAGACATtagagaacatcacggtgtcgaaaattaatccggagtctatCGCTACAGCGTGcgtcataatccgattgtggttttagCGAGTACAGCCCCATAACTCAATTCCAGTTTACTACTTTTTACATGGTAGGGTGTGCCATGTgcggcaatgacaatgctcaatcCTCTGAGAGATTATcaaatatggtgcacaacaacgcctcaagcaagcacCTCTCCCGGTGTGATCTGCGTACTACGCAGTAAACAGCAATAGTGCACGCAACGTAACGTAAAACATCAATTCACCACTCTCGTCtgagactaaacgttgaagaaattaagctttagccgtcaaaaTCACCCCTAACTGTGGTCAATCATAGCTTCAGCATgggaagcttcgcttacatcgattccgatagtgcgtgggatctgaataatttttttcacaagtggcttcgatgccgctcgtcatggcagcgttcccatacttctccttgcgcttgtgccactgctcgcggcTTCGTCATCGGCTTCGTCAGCTGCCTCaaatgccgctcatcatgcaaGCGTTGCCATACTGCCCATGACTCTGCGAAAGCGCTGGCAGCACTGATCTACTACCGCTctgtgcggtgatttcggtctgaaagcatcgcgaaatgaaaagtcgtataaagctgcgctcagattttgcattagagagtatcgtaatcgcaaAAAATTTATTCCTAACGGTGAAGGATTTTCCTGAAAGGTGGCTCTTGGGCTGAGCAGTTCCCACCATGTCTTGCAAGCCTAGATCCGCGTGCAGCCAACAACATTCTTCTTCCATTCCTCCTACTTGTTGCTTTAAATGCTTCAGTTGACCGTTGTTGTATGTCCTTCATTGCACTCAATGAAATTCGCAAACTCGTCCAGCAATGAACATATTTCTGCGAGAAAATGAAGTTCTTGTGGATTAGCACACAAGGAGAACATCGCGATGAATCGTAGTGGCCTCGAAGTTACAGACTCTACAGAAAACTGCATTCAGCGTGGTGAATCCTCTCTGGCGTCGCAGTGGTTATAAGCACGGGAAGATATGATAGTGGACCGAAGTCAGTGTAAACCCTCGCTGTGTgggcgcagtggctatggtgttgaatTATTAAGTCCGAAAGTATGGGATTGAGTCCCGGCCGTAACAGCAGCATCTCAATTTccgtgaaatgcaaaaacgccaatGTAACGTTCGCGTGATGTACGCAGTTTTAGGAGTTATAGTCAGAGAGTGAGTATGTACACGCTTTTGCTAGGACTAGGAGTTCAACCCACCTAAATAAACCTTTtagccgtttctttttttttcttttttgctatgtCCGTTTTATGCTTTCCAGAAACGTTGTGCCCGTCCCAGCTATCGACATAAATGACAAAAAAGTCAGTTTcccccgaaaagcgaagcatcaattgcgccAGCAAATTAGCGGTTAGCTAGTTATTCTAAGTGGGGATaatacttttatcggccgtataacctTGTGAACATAGACACACCAATTTAACAAGCCTGCTGTCATGCGTCCACAggcgaacatgaacacatcttattCGATGACCaagaaactcactgtcaaaacgctggagtgacgaaacgcagcagcagcagtaagcGAATTCACCTTTGTCCTCCGTCTCTTACCAACGCAAACAAAGCCGCGAAAACAGAGCGCACGGTGGACTCTGTCTACGTCGCGGTTACTTTGAAGCTACAACGGCCCAGGCGAACGCGCGTGGCCCTCCGTGCCGCTCAAAGACTTCCGGAATTTTCTGCCGCAACGGCCGTATATTTATGGGGGGCGTATTGCAAAAATTACTTGTTCACCGAGCTGTGCGTCTACGTTGAAAAACAAGATGTGGTCAAACTTAATCCTGAGCATGATATTACGGTTCCTCATATAGACCGCGAGTTACTTTCGGACGTTGAACCCTATATTTGAACTCTCCAAAGGAATAACCACTTCAACTTTGCACAATATAAGTTTGTTTCATGTTTGCATCGTGAAGTCATGGGACACATGTGAGAAGCTCCGCGCCCAACTTtagccttttttgtttttttgcgccaTCACTTCTTGACACCGAGTGTATAGGTTTTATTCGGTGTCCTACTCAGTCGATGGTAATGGTGCAAAAGAacaggaaatcaagaaaaaaacagGCAAATAGCATGcactttcttcttctttgctTCCCTTGCTAACCTTTCGTTTCACAAACATCAACAGTTATACAGCAACTAGCCCAAAATTCGTTCTTTGCTTTTCAACTTTGACTGTTATTCAAGCAACTGGACGAAAGGGACAGGTTTAGAGATCTAACCACAGTGTGAATTTGTATATGTTCACCTCCttctcacatcatcatcatcatcatcagcatcatcatcatcattcatcagcccttttcctccccgtctcttttttcttttacacAGTGTAGTGTAGCAGGCCAGAGTACGGTATAGTTCAGTTCGACCTTTATggctttctgtaaataaatttatctctccctctctttcttgaCTCTTATTTTTGTTTGTCCGAAACAGGCAACAGAGCGCTACATACTTTGACGTCGACTGCAGAAAGCATGGAGCTGAAGGTTGTTTTGACGAATCACACCGGTGAAAACATCTCTGTCCTCTACGAAAGCTTCAAGGTCGGCTCGGAGAAAGCACACTTCAAGTTGTTGATGGGAAGCTACTTTGGTCCTCGTGGTAAGAATACATATATTTATATCTAAGTCGAAAAAGAGCGAATCAAGAAAATAGGTGCTTCATATGGAATCCCAGGGCTtatacgtattttttttttaattcgagcaacttcttttttttagacAGTAAGTTAGCACTGTGCTGCGCCAGGCAATAGTGAGGGGAACATTTCTGTCATGAAACTCTTCATTTCCGAGACGCACTCAGATCAACATGCAGCTAATGAATTGTTCCCTACACCAATCACTGGCCGTGCTCTCAGTCACCACAGTAGGACAAGTTACTCTTGCTCAAGTTACGCATCGGGTGTGTAAATGTCGCATATCGCCTTCGTCGACAAGGACGTGCGCCGAGACTATCGTGCCTCGCTTTTAGGCAGCCCAGCGAAGCAGTGGCGCACTTTTTAGACTGTCCCACTTTCTGTAACTGTCTCTCTGTGTTGCCGAGAACGACTCAACAACATACTTTTGGGCGACCTGTGCTTACGGATACATATATTATTATAGTCTTACCAAGGGTCCTGTGTCAACTGGCTAATACGCAGTGTGGCGCAGCCGGTTAACGTGTatggttgctgtccttgagggaCCCTTGTGACGGGGGGTTCGATTCAACTCAGCGTGCGAGATGTAAGGGATCTTTTCGTTATTGTAGAGTGGCACACTTCCAGTAGCACATACGTGTCACCAAAGTTGGCGTAAAagacattcattgaagagcggcacaccgCATACTGGAATAtacccggtgacccaagttggcattaaAGATGAAGATTCGTAACCACCAGAGACAAAGTGGCACATTCTCAGCACTCAAAATCGTCATCAaggagtttcttcgaacagcggcacCTGCCCAGTCCCGCATCTAGAGGGAACCATGTCACCGTGATAGAAGTACCTGGAAGAGCGGCATATATGTACACACTGCCAGATAATCAGCGACCCAAGTTTGTGTTATAGTCGGTTTCGAAGCTGTTACCTCAGcaaagcagcccgatgcgctactcCTTCAACCACTGACTACCCTGCGACCGAGGTAGGCGGAAAAACGGTTGCTTATGTTCATGcctacagacacacacacacacacacacacatacatacatacatacatacatacatacatacatacatacatacatacatacatacatacatacatacatacatacatacatacatacatacatacatacatacatacatacatacatacatagaaagCGTGCAGAAAGCCCTTGAAGGAGCTTAAGAATGCTAACAAATTAAAATATAGGGCAGAGCTCACCCATATTACCTGTCCCACCCTCCGATTAGTGGAAATGTGCGAACTATGAGCCTCGTACGGCACCCATGCTGACATTTCGCGCTTTTCTTTGGATACACTGGAGCTTCTGGTGAAGCCACCGGCAGGTCATGGCAGATGcgcagtgactcaagttggcgccCAAGAGATTTACTGAAGAGTGTCGCATACGTAGTGGCACATAAACGGTAGCACGTAGCCATATTATTGGCCCATATTTTAAAATGGGCTACATTTGGGATCAGGCCACACATTTGGCAGTACAGCTAGATAGCTGACAACAAAACTAATctgacaatgccaagaatgctATTTGAAAGTGAACATAAATTAAATCACGTATGATAGCCGAACGCAGCATTGATCATACAAAACATCAGGCTACATTTTTCATTCTTCCATAAAACGTTTTCGTCTCAGCGCTACAGTACGGTCGAGAAATATGTCGTGGACAAAGGATTGAGATGCTGGCCACAAAAATCAGAATTACTTCTATGCCCACCGACACGCATGGGCCGTAAGAGTTCTATGGATAAACTAAATATCACGCATTTTGCAAATGGCAACCACATACCAATTGTCAAAGCATTAGAGTCCTCGGACCCCACGTATCAGCGAACAGTCACAACGGGAAAACAATCAGATTACTAGAAAACAACgcacaacaaacaatgacactaaAAAAGAGAATAGCAAATCGCCATAATAGGATGAAAGAGAGAAATCTGGTACGACTAGTCCAGGCTTTTGTCATTAGCCGCATAGTATAAGCAACACCTCACCTAAATCTCCAAGTAGCAGAAAAGACAAATGTCAAAGGCATCAATCATTAGACGCCATTCAAACAAGCCATAGTTTTGCCGATAAATACATCGAATGACAGGTTCCTATAgccttaggtgtccacaacacgaTCGAAGAACTCATAGTAAGCCCATACAATATCGCAATACAAGATGCTAACACAAATACCTACTGCCAGACAcatacttaacaagcttagagtaaCGCATGCATCGCCGTATGGtactaaagtagacattccatACGACATAAGGAAGCAGCTTGTTATCCCACCGCTATccaaaaacatgcatcccgaacaccacaGGGAATTGCGGgaggaaagggcaagggctaTACAGAGCATATTCCAATGCTCTCAGGATGTGGTGTACGTCGACGAGGCAGAGTACACGACTAATCAGAATATGCCTATCGTTGCAGTGAACACGGAAGGTGATCTTAAGGTTAGCGGATGTATTAAAACCAACAGAGCCCAGGTGGCTGAGCaatcggccattgctctcgcaatgTCTTCCATAGTGGCCACGACAGTAGTCAGTGATTCTAAAACCGCCATTTATAATTACGCAATCGAGCGCATTTCGCCGAAATCACAACAAATCCTGGCAAACTTCCGTGGTCAGCTGGTTACCATAACATCTGGGCGCCTGCGCATTCCTCCCTCCCCGGCAACATCGTGGCTCGAGGAGTCACAAGCCAAACCACCGGGCCGCCGCGGCTGGagctgacaggggaccggatggttggctacagaGAGATAATTAACCATTACAGATTGGGGTGGGTGCGTTTTCCTTCCGCACAACCGTCACTTAACCTCTTATGACCTGTTGTCGCGATTTCGCATCATACCGGTTTTAAGCCGCACCACCAGAAGAAAACATCTGTAGCCGCTACCCCTGCGCTCAGAGGGAATCCACAGATGTCTGGCAACACGTGGAAAAGGCAGCGCCATCTATCGTCGATTCAGTAAAGAGCTGACGGCTGCCATTTCTCCAGTTGATGCCGACGAAGAACATTTCTCACTATCCATCCATTGACATCCGTCTCAATTCAAGGTATGTAAGTTTTtttaatataaaaaaattttgcatGATAGGCACTTGGTTGAATAATGCACGCAGATCACGTAAATAATTTGTTTTTGAAGATTAGTTGTTTTTTCAAGCGTGTGTCGCTTTGTCGCGTTTTCGCATCAACAGGCTGTAGCGTCCCGATTTGTGCACAACTTCGTCTTCCTCGGCATGTGGTCAAAAAACTagtaatttttgttttttgcagttATTCGGTGCTTTTTGTTCGTGATGGACACCAGAAGGTTCTACGGGATCAGGGTTCCACCCGTTGAAGAAAGCGAAGATAGCTGCCTCAGCGACAGCGATTCGGAATACAGCCCTGACACAGTACATGCTGCCCCATCAGATCAATCTGGGCAGTCTGGGAGCGACACAGGTgcgcaattttttgtttgttgggCGAGTTGCATTCGGCTGCAATGTGAAACGCCGTCAGCGTTCTTTCGTGTTGTATTGCAGTGGCGCGTCTTTTTCTTTTGAAGCCAAAAGCTTCACTACGATAGTCAACACCGCGTTTGTCGGAGcacgagtgacgtcacgcacTGCGCAGGCTACTGCccacatagagtttctcactacattacctagagggaaatctggcgctgctgcgctgtggtatgcatgggaatgccggtatattgtggattcggattggcatcgttctcgtagagacaggacaccttgaagacgcgcttggcaagtaccgttccgtccgtcacaatgattcattttgtACTAgagcagcacgtgaaaagctgttttagctttattattacgcgaaaacatgttttgtttaactatgagaacttgttattgtgtgtacgactacattttacgtaaaaagtatcagcgggccgctaaagttggaggacagacgacaaggttcgctctcgctttgaaacagttggtcgtctgttcttgcttttcttcccttggtcatgcatcgtgggtgagtaaagatgtaatatgcgtgaatggaaacattttatgaagattttactttgagaacgcgttatttgcgtagccatatccacgttttagacgaagcctcttagaacaccagccaacacgagcctcgcagacacatataccgtcattcccatgacggcacggtgtccccttaagaaactcccatagagggtggcgccagattaccctctaggtgttatagtgagaaactctatgactgcCCATGTGCGCCGTCGCTTCTCCGCGCCACCGTTTGACCTTTCGCCGCAGCCGTGCGCATTTGAAAGGAGGGGTATATAAGGCGCGCTTGCCCATAGAACAGGCGCAcgctgccgcgcgctatgcgtcatcgtttgacgttcgccgcaagcgcgtgtttatcgcggatcACCGcagcttttcgcttcgagatatccaggcccttagctaagccccagccaattttttcaAGCCAAGGTTTTTGTGGCTTCTCAAATGTGGTTTGCGACCTCGcagtgatttctttttctttttttgtttgcagaTGAAGAAGGTGAAACGGAAGAGCCGTCAACGTCAAGCGCAAGAAGTTTCCTCTGGAAGCAAGTGAACCATCCGCGGACATGCCACCCTCAATGGGAAGACGGTCTTCCAGACCCTCCAGATGAGCCGAAAGCTCCCATTGCGTACTTCCGGTATTTTTTTGACGACAAGCTTCTTGAGGAGATTACAGACCAGTCCAATCTCTATGCAGTGCAGAAGAATGCCAACAAAGCATTGTGCCTAACACGCGCTGAACTGGAGCAGTTTCTTGGGGCCACAATGTATATGTCCATATACAGGCTTCCGCGATCGCGCATGTACTGGAACCGCGAGATGCGAGTAGAAAAAGTGGCAGAAGTTATGTCACGTGACAGGTGGCAAGCGATAAAGAACAGCCTTCATTTCAACGACAACAATCTCCTACAAGCAAATGCTGGCAAAGACAGGCTCTTCAAAATTCGACCACTCATTGACAATCTGCTGCTCAAATTTCAAATCCTTCCAAAGTCACAGATGCTGGTGGTCGACGAGCAAATTGTGCCGTTCAAAGGCCGCTCCTCACTCAAGCAGTACGTCCCTAGCAAGCCTCACAAGTGGGGCTACAAGATTTTTGTACTTTGCGACACCCACGGACTTGTCTCTGACTTCTCTATATACACAGGGGACATCCGCCCTGTTCCTGGATTACCTGACCTTGGAGCAAGCTCTAATGTTGTGCTCGAGCTTTCGCGCTCCATCCCAGAGAACAAGAGCTACTTGCTCTTTTTTGACAACTGGTTCACATCCATAAAACTGCTGGTAAATTTGCATCAGCGTGGTATTCCAGCAATGGGAACTGCACGCGCAAACAGAATTTCTGGATGCCGACTGCCCAGCGATGCAGAAATGTAGAAGAACGGTAGAGGAAGCCACGTGGAGAGGCAGGCTACTATTGAAGGGGTCGAAGTCCGAGTAGTGAAGTGGTACGACAGCCGGGGAGTGAATATTGCTAGCACATTCGGGAGTGCCCAGCCTCTAGGAAGCTGCCAGTGGTATgaccgcaaaaagaaagaaagatgtgaagttgAGCAGCCAGCCATTGTGAAGGCTTACAACACTTTTATGGGTGGAGTCGACCTTCTCGATGGGCTCATGGCGTACTACAGAATTTTTCTGAAGTCGAAGAAATTCtacctgcgattttttttttcattttgtggaCATGGCTGTTGTGAGCAGCTGGCTGCTCTACCGGAGGGATTGTGATGCTCTAGGAATCCCAAAGAAACATCAACTGGATCTTCTAGCGTTCAAGGCTTCTCTAGCCAGCTGCTTGTGCGATCAAAACAAGGACGTGATGAAGAAGAGGGGCCGGCCGTCTCTTTCCGTGGAAGGAGAGCttgagaagaagaaaagaagaggaccagCAGCTCCAACACCTAATGCTGAAGTCCGTCAAGACAATGTTGGCCACTGGCCTGAAGTGTCGCAGCAACGACAACGATGCAAGATGCCTGGCTGCAAAGGCCAACCTGTTTCCTTCTGCACAAAGTGCAAAGTTCATCTGTGTATAAAAAAAAGTTCaaattgtttcatttcttttcataaGAACTGAGATACAAATGTGCTAAACTCAAAGAAATGAGCTCTCAAGTGTGtttgaaaataaacattttttgatCCATTACGACCTGTTGTCGCGTTTTCGCGACATAGCTGTAACTTTCTTCCTAAAACCCCGACACGCATAAAAGTTGCTGTGTAACTTCCTCATAACCAGAACATAAAAAGCCacagcaaaaataatttttttatgcagTATGCTAAATTCAGGCTAGAAGAGGTTAATAAGCAACAGGTGGTGGCATGGCACCTCCTTCAAACGAATACGTATCGAAATCCGGTGACTTATAATTATTATTGcccagaccaatattcggccaattgtaaaTTTGGTCAAGAAAGGGTGAACCTgaatcacattatctgggccAGCCCTCGGGCTCCTCAAAATGGCCAAAAAAATTGAGAATTGGAAGCAGTGGAGTACCGTGTTGCTAGCTCGGCCCCTAAGACCAACTTTTGGCCGTCCATCATGGCGAGGAcgccgctagagctcaagggcttctggccgccatctaggcggggttgccccccacccccaccactctgccggctatataaataaagattatttctttttttctctctctctcagcgctACAGTGTCTTCGACAGACTACAATCCTGGTACATGATAGTCTTGGTAAAACGTTTTTGTGATTCCGAGACACTTTTTCGCGCTTGGATCTCTAATtatgcttgcttttttttctgacaAAGAATATGGTTAAGGAATCGTTTTGGGATTATTTACCATTTTGATTTAGCCATGCCTAAGCAAGGCATACCAGTCCTCGGCTGCAAACTGCCTTGTCCTGTATGTAGCGTAGTATCTGACGCGCAGGGAAAACAAGGGGAATGTGGGTGATGGAAATTGAACGTGATGAGCGAAACGAGAATAACAAGAAACCAGCAGCTAACATTTCTACAAGTGGATTTGTCTTTATCAAGGTGATATATGCTCTTCTGGGCTCGGCATATATGGGTAAGTTCTTTCTAAAGGGGAGAGACGGTAAGGTGGGTAGGCAAAACAGCGGCCGAGCACCTGTGAAGAGTTGAGGGTGTACTATTAAAAGATGGATGTGCCACTGATCGTCGGATGAGGAAAGTGTGGTAACGCCGTGCGTCTACTGATTGTTGACACACGGCTGAGGATACACGTCGACCCGCGGACACACGGTGCTACCACATTGTCCTCCGACGATGTTGCGTAGAGCCTCCTCCTATTCAAGTCTACACCATTGCCGTTAACGCACCCTCCACCGTTGCCCTATCCACCCGTCTTACCAtcctgctttcatcttgttctgGTTTCGCTCATACTATAAGACAGACTGAAGAGCTACATGAAGGTCAAACTAGCACCTTTATATTGAAATTTCTCGCGGGAAATCCAGTTGCAGTACATGGGTATATCATCATGTGCATATCTATTGTCTCCTATTCGGCTCACCGTCACGAAGTAAAAGGTGTCGAAACTCGCGAAGTTCAGCATTTGGCTCTTCGAAGTTGGAATATAGTCAATCTTTTGCGATAAAAGAGCGCTTTGCTTAGCACAAATGCCGCGAAACCCATGATGCAATGGCGAGCAGCAGCGCGTACTTCAAAGTGACATCGTCAGCAGCTTTGTTTgattgattgttttttttttgtctggacCATCAATCATTCCCTAATGATTGCAGTCGCTGTATTGGTACTGTAAAATACCAATACTGCCGCATTGCCACAGTATCCCCGCATTGGTATATGGTCATCCGCCACGAGGTGGCCGCACAGCCCTATCGTAGTGCAATTTTTATCTGTTTATCTGCTTTTTTGTATTCTGGTGGTATTGCTTTGGCGTAATGGCTAAAGTAGTTTGGTCAATAGACCTCGTGCGTGAGAATTCTCAGCAAAGAAGGTGGCACTTCACGAAGGGAAAGGAATAGGAGGTGGTGTTTTGAACAGAACTGTTGGGCTTCGTGCTGCCTGTGTAGTGACATTTGCGTCAATTCCTAAAATCATTGATTGTTGTTGATCTTGGTTGCTGGGCTGCTTTGAAACCGTTGCTCCCTATTGAAATGAGCTTAAGTATTCTACAAACCGCAACACGCAGGCTGGGACTCGCTCTACAATTGCAACCACAGCAAATTTTCCACTTTCGACCAGGACCACGACAACACGGAATACCACTGTGCTGAGAAGTACCGCGGCGGCTGGTGGTACAACAATTGTCACTCGGCTAACCTAAACGGTCTCAATTTAAACGGCCCGCACGACAGCTACGCCGACGGCATCGAGTGGAGCATCCGGAATGGCGTAGGTTTCCTGTACCACTACTCTTATCCCAGTGTGACGATGATGATACGACCCGTCACACTGAACAAAAATCACGAGAGTGGGTACCTTTAAGAAACTAAATCTTTGCAAAACAGGAATTGTAAAGGAGTTTTGGCAGGCTTTTGCCTAAATGTTTTGTGGACGCTTTAGGGGCACATTTTCCAGCCGTATGCACATCTTAAGCCTTGTATCAGAAAGTTTTGTCAGAAGTATATCACAAAATTGTGTATTCAGTATTGAAGTTCGTCATCCCTTGTGTTTCAAAAAAGTTACTTTGCTTGGGGGGCACATCTCGCACTGACCCATCAGGTATAATTCAAGGCACGCTTCAGGAACAGGAACGCTTCAAAG
It includes:
- the LOC135913107 gene encoding techylectin-5A-like isoform X4 — encoded protein: MGSRAGWNLNRYSGKMDWRVPSISLMILYSALSASGVEAAVVAPPGLVQAEERMKELVDLFSDIRCSIRPRHCADNFQAGQTVSGLYKIFLGKDDVTGKVVYCDMDTDGGGWTVIQRRGQFGNSVYYFYRNWTEYATGFGDPAKEYWLGNRALHTLTSTAESMELKVVLTNHTGENISVLYESFKVGSEKAHFKLLMGSYFGPRGWDSLYNCNHSKFSTFDQDHDNTEYHCAEKYRGGWWYNNCHSANLNGLNLNGPHDSYADGIEWSIRNGVGFLYHYSYPSVTMMIRPVTLNKNHESGYL
- the LOC135913107 gene encoding techylectin-5A-like isoform X6: MDWRVPSISLMILYSALSASGVEAAVVAPPGLVQAEERMKELVDLFSDIRCSIRPRHCADNFQAGQTVSGLYKIFLGKDDVTGKVVYCDMDTDGGGWTVIQRRGQFGNSVYYFYRNWTEYATGFGDPAKEYWLGNRALHTLTSTAESMELKVVLTNHTGENISVLYESFKVGSEKAHFKLLMGSYFGPRGWDSLYNCNHSKFSTFDQDHDNTEYHCAEKYRGGWWYNNCHSANLNGLNLNGPHDSYADGIEWSIRNGVGFLYHYSYPSVTMMIRPVTLNKNHESGYL